In one Chitinophaga sancti genomic region, the following are encoded:
- the nuoK gene encoding NADH-quinone oxidoreductase subunit NuoK, producing the protein MPVQYYIFLSIALFCIGVMGVLMRRNAIIIFMCIELMLNAVNLLLVAFSKMWADAGRVDAAGAQIFVFFIMVVAAAEVAVGLAIIVMVYRSSQSVDVNIMNRLKN; encoded by the coding sequence ATGCCGGTTCAATATTATATCTTTTTAAGTATTGCGCTCTTCTGTATCGGAGTGATGGGTGTATTGATGCGCAGGAATGCCATCATCATCTTCATGTGTATAGAGTTGATGCTGAATGCTGTGAACCTTTTGCTAGTGGCGTTTTCTAAAATGTGGGCGGATGCAGGTAGAGTGGATGCGGCCGGGGCCCAGATCTTTGTGTTTTTCATCATGGTCGTGGCGGCAGCTGAAGTAGCTGTGGGTCTTGCAATCATCGTTATGGTATACAGAAGTTCACAGTCAGTAGATGTGAATATCATGAACCGTCTGAAGAATTAA
- a CDS encoding 2Fe-2S iron-sulfur cluster-binding protein — protein MAEEQKLFKVKIDGITVEVAPGTTILNAARQIGGDIVPPAMCYYSKLQGSGGKCRTCLVKVSKGSEADPRPMPKLVASCRTTVMDGMEVANITSPEVLEARKGVVEFLLLNHPLDCPVCDQAGECHLQDLSYEHGAEGTRYEFKRRTFDKVDLGDKIQLHMTRCILCYRCVFTADQVAGNREHGVLGRGEHAEISTYLNKNLSSPFIGNVIDVCPVGALTDKTFRFKNRVWFLKPVDAHRDCDNPKCCGKTVLWMRGDEVFRVTARKDKYGEVEDFICDTCRFDKKEAKDWVIEGPRKIERHSVISANHYVGVNKPKDTLVEVLDGRQPKLLMDIHSISEVNRPNIDLSQIEGPAHSDDFNK, from the coding sequence ATGGCTGAAGAACAGAAACTCTTTAAAGTCAAGATTGACGGAATCACTGTGGAAGTGGCACCAGGTACTACCATCCTGAATGCTGCCCGTCAGATAGGAGGAGATATAGTGCCGCCTGCAATGTGCTACTATTCTAAACTGCAGGGTAGTGGTGGTAAATGCCGTACATGCCTGGTAAAAGTATCCAAGGGTTCAGAAGCTGACCCGCGTCCAATGCCAAAACTGGTAGCCTCCTGCCGTACCACTGTAATGGATGGTATGGAAGTAGCTAACATCACCTCTCCTGAAGTGCTCGAAGCACGTAAAGGTGTGGTGGAATTCCTGTTACTGAACCACCCGCTGGATTGCCCGGTGTGTGACCAGGCTGGTGAATGTCACCTGCAGGATCTGAGTTATGAGCATGGTGCAGAAGGTACCCGTTATGAATTCAAACGCCGTACTTTTGATAAAGTAGATCTGGGTGATAAGATCCAGTTACATATGACCCGATGTATTCTTTGTTACCGTTGCGTATTCACTGCCGATCAGGTAGCTGGCAACCGTGAACATGGTGTACTGGGCCGTGGTGAACATGCTGAAATCAGCACTTACCTGAACAAGAACTTAAGCAGCCCCTTCATTGGTAACGTCATCGACGTATGCCCGGTAGGTGCCCTGACCGATAAAACATTCCGTTTCAAAAACCGTGTATGGTTCCTGAAACCTGTTGATGCACACCGTGACTGCGATAATCCTAAATGCTGTGGTAAAACCGTACTGTGGATGCGTGGTGACGAGGTGTTCCGTGTAACAGCACGTAAGGATAAATATGGTGAGGTGGAAGACTTCATTTGTGATACCTGCCGCTTTGATAAGAAAGAAGCGAAAGACTGGGTGATAGAAGGTCCACGTAAGATTGAGCGCCACAGCGTAATTTCTGCAAACCATTATGTAGGTGTGAATAAGCCAAAAGATACACTGGTAGAAGTACTGGATGGCCGTCAGCCCAAACTGCTGATGGATATTCACAGTATTAGCGAGGTGAATCGTCCTAACATAGATCTGTCGCAGATCGAGGGGCCTGCACATTCTGATGATTTTAATAAGTAA
- a CDS encoding NADH-quinone oxidoreductase subunit J family protein, with protein sequence MNLQQVVFGVLSIISLITALGVVFSKSPVTSVLCLILTFFTIAGHYVMLNAQFLAVVHIIVYAGAIMVLFLFVIMLMNLNAEGEPQKRNWLKYAGAISGGALLVVLLAALREASLPSLTPEPNNIGLIANLGQTLFKTYVVPFEVSSILFLSAMVGAVVIGKKEH encoded by the coding sequence ATGAATTTACAACAAGTCGTTTTCGGGGTCCTCTCCATTATTTCACTGATCACTGCGCTGGGCGTGGTGTTTAGTAAGAGCCCCGTTACAAGCGTCCTTTGCCTGATCCTTACATTTTTTACCATAGCCGGTCATTACGTAATGCTGAATGCCCAGTTCCTGGCGGTGGTACACATCATCGTATATGCAGGTGCGATCATGGTATTGTTCCTGTTCGTGATCATGCTGATGAACCTGAATGCTGAGGGAGAACCGCAAAAGCGGAACTGGCTCAAGTATGCAGGGGCCATCAGTGGTGGTGCACTGCTGGTAGTACTGCTGGCAGCACTGCGCGAAGCGAGCCTGCCATCTTTAACACCGGAACCTAACAATATTGGCTTGATCGCTAATCTTGGGCAGACATTATTCAAGACGTATGTTGTTCCTTTTGAAGTGAGCAGCATCCTGTTTTTGAGCGCCATGGTTGGTGCAGTCGTGATTGGTAAGAAAGAACATTAA
- a CDS encoding phosphotransferase enzyme family protein, whose amino-acid sequence MINQNIMQASILAAYGIVADECTIQTFGSGLINTTWKVIHDEKSYILQRINHQVFKQPEVIANNIRYVGQYLQQHSPEYFFVQPVNTLDDQGLVITENGEYYRLQPFVPDSRSYDVADDEQLAFEAAQQFGRFTRLLSGIDTKKIGDSLPDFHNLTLRYQQFEDALKNGNKARIAESAEMILRIRQYAYLTDTFEAIKQNPAFKIRVMHHDTKINNVLFDKHGKGICVIDLDTVMPGYFISDFGDMMRTYLSPANEEEKDFSKVVARPGFFKAIVSGYLSELKDELSPEEIHHLVYAGQFMVYMQAIRFLADYLNNDIYYGAKYEQHNYVRAGNQLVLLDRISEQEATFFRAITTPDRVV is encoded by the coding sequence ATGATCAATCAAAATATCATGCAGGCTTCGATACTGGCAGCTTACGGAATAGTGGCAGATGAATGTACTATCCAGACTTTTGGCAGTGGACTTATCAACACTACGTGGAAAGTCATTCACGATGAAAAGTCCTACATTCTTCAGCGCATCAACCACCAGGTTTTTAAACAACCCGAAGTGATCGCCAATAACATCCGCTACGTAGGCCAGTATCTGCAACAACATTCACCGGAATACTTCTTTGTACAACCCGTGAATACCCTGGATGATCAAGGCCTCGTGATCACTGAAAACGGTGAATACTACCGCCTCCAACCCTTTGTTCCCGACTCCCGCAGCTACGATGTTGCAGACGATGAACAACTGGCCTTTGAAGCAGCACAACAATTCGGAAGATTCACCCGCCTGCTATCAGGTATCGACACGAAAAAAATCGGTGATAGTTTACCTGATTTCCACAACCTCACGTTGCGCTATCAACAATTTGAGGATGCGTTGAAAAATGGCAACAAAGCGAGGATAGCTGAATCAGCAGAAATGATCTTACGAATCAGGCAATACGCTTATCTCACCGATACCTTCGAAGCCATCAAGCAGAATCCTGCTTTCAAAATCAGGGTCATGCATCATGACACGAAGATCAATAATGTTCTCTTCGATAAGCATGGAAAAGGCATCTGTGTAATTGACTTAGATACTGTCATGCCCGGGTACTTCATCAGCGACTTCGGTGATATGATGAGAACCTACTTATCCCCGGCAAATGAGGAAGAAAAGGATTTCAGCAAGGTAGTAGCAAGGCCCGGGTTCTTTAAAGCGATTGTAAGCGGTTATCTGAGCGAATTGAAAGATGAATTAAGTCCGGAGGAGATCCATCACCTGGTATACGCAGGACAATTCATGGTCTACATGCAGGCCATCCGTTTCTTAGCAGATTACCTGAACAACGATATTTATTACGGCGCCAAATACGAACAACACAACTATGTAAGAGCAGGCAACCAGCTGGTTTTATTAGATCGTATCAGCGAGCAGGAAGCAACATTTTTCAGAGCGATCACTACACCAGATCGCGTCGTTTGA
- the nuoL gene encoding NADH-quinone oxidoreductase subunit L: MINLVWLVPLLPLLGFLVNGLGRKYLSKSLAGIVGSGAILAAFVISLLMFLEVRTPGFQAVTVQLFDFISAGSLHIPFAFQVDQLSSLFLLIITGVGALIHIYSTSYMHDETSEGFARYFAYLNLFVFSMLILVLGANYVMMFIGWEGVGLCSYLLIGFWYKNTNYNNAAKKAFVMNRIGDLGFLLGMFLMIVHFGSVNYSEVLPQIAGVAKGDGTLAAIAILFFVGAMGKSAQVPLYTWLPDAMAGPTPVSALIHAATMVTAGIYMIARSNILYTLAPCVQNVVAIIGLVTAVLAASIALKQDDIKKVLAYSTVSQLGYMFLALGVGAYTTAVFHVMTHAFFKALLFLGSGSVIHAMGGEQDIRKMGGLKKYMPITNATFLIGCLAISGIPGLSGFFSKDEILSHTFAANKLLYVVGLLTALMTAFYMFRLYYMTFCGQFRGTHEQEHHLHESPGAMTFPLIVLAVLSVIGGYVGLPAVFGAPNLLEHYLHPIFAASAEKVELHEMAHSTEWLLMALSSVLVIITIFLARNWYRNFTDNGEPRTGIAKVLENKWYVDEIYDAIIVKPLGMLSRFFEEAVERSGIDRLVNGVGRGVQWGSQQVRLLQSGQVGFYVFAMVIGMVLLFVIGFLVR; encoded by the coding sequence ATGATTAATCTAGTTTGGCTGGTACCATTATTACCACTATTAGGATTTCTGGTGAATGGATTGGGAAGAAAATACCTTTCCAAGTCACTGGCAGGTATCGTTGGGAGCGGGGCTATACTGGCGGCTTTTGTGATTAGTTTGCTGATGTTCCTGGAAGTACGTACCCCGGGTTTTCAGGCGGTAACCGTACAACTGTTCGATTTCATTTCTGCAGGCAGCCTGCATATTCCATTTGCCTTCCAGGTAGATCAGTTAAGTTCACTGTTCCTCCTGATCATTACAGGCGTAGGCGCTCTGATTCATATTTACTCTACTTCTTACATGCACGATGAGACCAGCGAAGGTTTTGCGCGTTATTTCGCGTACCTGAACCTGTTCGTGTTCTCTATGTTGATCCTGGTATTGGGAGCCAACTATGTGATGATGTTCATAGGCTGGGAAGGTGTAGGACTTTGCTCTTACCTCCTGATCGGCTTCTGGTATAAGAATACTAACTACAACAATGCTGCTAAGAAAGCATTCGTCATGAACCGCATTGGTGACCTTGGTTTCCTGCTGGGTATGTTCCTGATGATCGTACATTTTGGTAGCGTAAATTATTCCGAAGTATTACCACAGATCGCGGGTGTTGCAAAGGGTGATGGTACCCTTGCTGCCATTGCGATCCTCTTCTTTGTAGGTGCGATGGGTAAATCAGCACAGGTGCCTTTGTATACCTGGTTGCCTGATGCGATGGCGGGTCCAACCCCGGTATCTGCCCTGATCCATGCTGCAACGATGGTGACAGCTGGTATCTATATGATTGCACGCAGCAATATTCTTTATACACTCGCTCCATGTGTGCAGAACGTAGTAGCTATCATTGGCCTGGTTACAGCAGTGCTGGCGGCTTCTATCGCACTGAAGCAGGATGATATCAAGAAAGTACTGGCTTACTCAACTGTATCTCAGTTAGGTTATATGTTCCTTGCCCTGGGTGTAGGTGCTTATACGACTGCGGTATTCCACGTAATGACACACGCATTCTTCAAGGCGCTGTTGTTCCTGGGTTCAGGTTCTGTGATCCATGCAATGGGCGGTGAGCAGGATATTCGTAAGATGGGTGGTTTGAAAAAGTACATGCCAATCACGAATGCTACTTTCCTGATCGGATGCCTGGCTATCTCAGGTATTCCTGGTTTATCCGGCTTCTTCTCTAAAGATGAAATTTTATCCCACACCTTTGCTGCCAACAAACTGCTGTATGTAGTAGGCTTGCTGACGGCACTGATGACGGCGTTCTATATGTTCCGCTTATACTACATGACATTTTGTGGTCAGTTCCGCGGTACACACGAACAGGAGCATCACCTGCACGAAAGTCCGGGCGCAATGACGTTCCCGCTGATCGTACTGGCTGTCCTGTCTGTGATTGGTGGTTATGTAGGTTTACCAGCAGTATTTGGTGCACCTAACCTGTTAGAACATTACCTGCATCCTATCTTCGCTGCATCTGCAGAAAAGGTAGAACTGCATGAGATGGCACACAGCACTGAATGGTTGCTGATGGCGCTGAGCTCTGTACTGGTAATCATCACTATTTTCCTTGCACGCAACTGGTACCGCAATTTCACTGACAATGGTGAGCCGCGTACAGGTATTGCGAAAGTACTGGAGAACAAGTGGTATGTAGACGAAATTTACGATGCTATCATAGTAAAGCCCCTGGGTATGCTGAGCCGTTTCTTTGAAGAAGCGGTTGAGCGGTCCGGTATTGACAGACTGGTGAACGGTGTAGGCCGCGGTGTGCAGTGGGGTAGTCAACAGGTAAGGTTGCTTCAGAGCGGGCAGGTAGGCTTTTACGTATTTGCCATGGTTATAGGGATGGTATTATTATTCGTAATCGGGTTCCTGGTTCGATAG
- the nuoH gene encoding NADH-quinone oxidoreductase subunit NuoH, which translates to MSLIIGVLLVSLGVAMYSTWGERKVAGIMQDRLGPNRAGPLGLFQPLADGGKLFFKEEIIPGASSRFLFILGPSLAMIVACMTSAVIPWGDTLTFGSHKVSLQVADVNIGILYIFGVVSLGVYGIMLGGWASNNKFSLLSSVRAASQIISYELAMGMALIALLMVSGTLSLKEIVEQQRHSGWWNVALQPFGFTIFLICSFAETNRSPFDLAEAENELNGGYHLEYSSMKLGFFLFAEYINMFISSALMATLYFGGYHFWGMDSLHVSPNLLTLLGTLVLFIKTICFIFFFMWVRWTIPRFRYDQLMRLGWNYLIPIALVNMLITGGWILWRQH; encoded by the coding sequence ATGTCACTGATAATAGGTGTATTATTAGTATCTCTGGGCGTTGCCATGTATTCCACATGGGGCGAAAGAAAGGTCGCAGGTATTATGCAGGACAGGCTTGGACCAAACAGAGCGGGTCCTTTGGGATTGTTCCAACCGCTGGCAGATGGTGGTAAACTCTTCTTCAAGGAGGAGATTATTCCAGGTGCCTCCAGTCGTTTCCTTTTTATTTTAGGTCCATCACTGGCTATGATCGTAGCCTGTATGACCAGTGCAGTGATTCCATGGGGCGATACACTGACCTTTGGTAGTCATAAGGTATCCCTGCAGGTAGCTGACGTAAACATTGGTATTCTTTATATTTTTGGTGTGGTGAGCTTAGGCGTATACGGCATTATGCTGGGTGGCTGGGCTTCCAACAATAAATTCTCTCTCTTGTCATCTGTGCGTGCGGCTTCCCAGATCATCAGCTATGAACTGGCGATGGGTATGGCATTGATCGCATTGCTGATGGTGAGTGGAACACTGAGCCTGAAAGAAATCGTAGAGCAGCAGCGTCATAGTGGTTGGTGGAACGTAGCCTTACAGCCATTTGGCTTCACCATTTTCCTGATCTGCTCTTTTGCTGAAACGAACCGTTCTCCTTTTGACCTTGCAGAGGCTGAAAATGAGCTGAATGGCGGTTATCACCTGGAGTATTCTTCCATGAAACTTGGTTTCTTCCTGTTCGCTGAGTACATCAATATGTTTATCAGCTCTGCGCTGATGGCTACCCTGTACTTTGGCGGATATCACTTCTGGGGTATGGATAGTCTGCATGTATCGCCAAACTTGCTGACTTTACTGGGTACACTGGTGCTGTTTATAAAAACTATTTGCTTCATTTTCTTCTTTATGTGGGTGCGCTGGACTATCCCGCGTTTCCGTTACGATCAGTTAATGCGCCTGGGATGGAACTATCTTATCCCGATCGCGTTAGTAAATATGCTGATCACCGGTGGCTGGATCTTGTGGCGCCAACACTAA
- the nuoI gene encoding NADH-quinone oxidoreductase subunit NuoI: MQTLTNRAKPVDRRPMNFLEKLYLPAIGKGMIITFKHIFQKKPTVSYPEEKRAFSPVFRGLHVLNRDKDGRENCTACGLCAVACPAEAITMEAAERKPGEEHLYREEKYAARYEINMLRCIFCGFCEEACPKDAIYLSETFAPAHYKREGFIYGKKDLLIPLPGEEKNA, encoded by the coding sequence ATGCAAACTTTAACAAACAGGGCTAAACCGGTAGATCGCAGACCGATGAATTTTTTGGAGAAGTTGTACCTGCCTGCTATCGGGAAAGGGATGATCATCACTTTCAAGCACATATTCCAGAAAAAACCAACAGTAAGTTATCCTGAAGAAAAACGTGCGTTCAGCCCGGTATTCCGTGGTCTGCACGTTTTGAACAGGGATAAGGACGGACGTGAGAATTGTACGGCTTGTGGTCTGTGTGCGGTGGCTTGCCCTGCAGAAGCGATCACGATGGAAGCTGCCGAAAGGAAGCCCGGTGAAGAGCATCTGTACCGTGAAGAAAAATATGCTGCGCGTTATGAGATTAACATGCTCCGTTGCATCTTCTGTGGTTTTTGTGAAGAAGCTTGTCCTAAGGATGCGATTTATCTCTCAGAAACATTTGCACCAGCTCATTACAAACGTGAAGGTTTCATCTATGGTAAGAAGGATCTGTTGATTCCGTTGCCAGGAGAGGAGAAAAATGCATAA
- a CDS encoding NADH-quinone oxidoreductase subunit N has protein sequence MNALISTALSGVLMMFAGLFVKNKQSIKFVAIVALLICFAANLAELCTLQGGSRTLYGMITVSNFSVLFNAVAFGATLLYFMLSGSAFEKVGEHVSDYFALIFFILSGITLAASFSSLLMLFLAIEIISIPQYILAGSDKKSPKSSEAALKYFLMGSFSTGILLMGITLIYGASGSFLISELGIGEGTVSPLALCGVILVAFALSFKVSAAPFHFWTPDVYDGSPSVFTSFMATVVKAGSFIAFIRLFHGAFTGTISKDWQLLLALITAATLIIGNFTAVFQQSVKRMLAYSSIAQAGFMLLSVISFSDFAGKGIILYAAAYSIATIGIFAVLIKMKDYTFDGFNGLAKKEPLVAAVTTICLLSLAGIPLTAGFFAKYYVLTAAVQEGNLFWLVIIAVICAAISVYYYFRVIMAMYFKSGEPGVYEMNGRFKFLLVVTAAIVILLGVFPGLLLQFA, from the coding sequence ATGAATGCATTAATATCTACTGCTTTATCGGGTGTTTTGATGATGTTTGCGGGGCTTTTCGTGAAAAATAAGCAGTCCATTAAATTTGTTGCCATCGTGGCGTTGCTGATTTGCTTTGCAGCGAACCTGGCTGAATTGTGCACATTACAGGGTGGTAGCCGCACGCTGTATGGTATGATCACTGTGAGTAATTTCAGTGTATTGTTCAATGCAGTGGCTTTTGGAGCTACGCTTTTGTACTTTATGCTGTCAGGCAGTGCGTTTGAAAAAGTAGGGGAGCATGTGTCTGATTACTTTGCACTGATATTTTTCATCCTGTCGGGCATCACGCTGGCAGCTTCGTTCAGCAGTTTATTAATGCTTTTCCTGGCGATAGAAATTATTTCTATTCCTCAGTATATCCTGGCTGGTAGCGACAAGAAAAGTCCAAAGAGCAGTGAAGCGGCCCTCAAGTACTTCCTGATGGGTTCTTTCTCTACCGGTATCCTCCTGATGGGTATTACCCTCATCTACGGTGCATCCGGCTCTTTCCTGATCAGCGAATTAGGAATTGGTGAAGGCACTGTTAGTCCGCTGGCACTGTGTGGTGTGATCCTGGTCGCATTTGCATTGTCCTTTAAAGTTTCTGCAGCACCTTTCCACTTCTGGACACCAGATGTATATGATGGTTCTCCTTCTGTATTTACTTCCTTTATGGCCACTGTGGTAAAGGCGGGTAGCTTTATTGCATTTATCCGTTTGTTCCATGGTGCATTTACAGGTACGATCAGTAAAGACTGGCAATTGCTGCTGGCACTGATAACAGCTGCTACGCTGATCATTGGTAACTTTACAGCGGTATTCCAGCAGAGTGTAAAGCGTATGCTGGCTTATTCAAGTATTGCGCAGGCAGGTTTCATGCTGCTGTCAGTAATTTCGTTCAGCGATTTTGCAGGGAAAGGTATTATCCTGTATGCTGCTGCTTATTCTATCGCAACTATCGGCATCTTCGCAGTACTGATCAAGATGAAGGATTATACTTTCGATGGGTTTAACGGCCTGGCAAAGAAAGAACCGCTGGTAGCTGCTGTGACCACCATCTGTTTATTATCACTGGCAGGTATTCCCCTGACTGCAGGTTTCTTTGCTAAATACTATGTGCTCACCGCTGCGGTACAGGAAGGTAACCTGTTCTGGCTGGTGATCATTGCGGTGATTTGTGCTGCGATCAGCGTGTACTACTATTTCAGGGTGATCATGGCCATGTACTTTAAATCTGGCGAGCCGGGTGTGTATGAGATGAATGGCAGATTTAAGTTCCTGCTGGTGGTGACTGCTGCGATCGTGATCCTGCTGGGTGTGTTCCCTGGCTTACTTTTACAGTTTGCATAA
- a CDS encoding complex I subunit 4 family protein, whose amino-acid sequence MLTVLLILIPLVTGLIAFGLKGSGPKTLGLISSLASLAVTIAALFQFRSAPESLSHSCNWIPQLGATFSVGLDGMGMMLSLLTSISFVLIFIVINKREYDRANSFYALMLLSQAGLMGVFTAYDAMLFYFFWELALIPVYFLCSLWGGEKRIPVTFKFFVYTFAGSLLMLIGIIYIYLQTPDHSFSYASFTTAALPKETQSCLFWLFFVAFAIKMPIFPFHTWQPDTYEQSPTPVTMVLSGIMVKMGLFGVIRWLLPVLPQGAYVWSDVAIVLSIIGIVYASCIAIVQSDFKRLIAYSSIAHIGLMSAAIFANNEQSLQGVLVQFFNHGINIIGLWIIVEIIQDRLKVKSLNELGGIAAYAPRMATFLVIISFANIALPLTNGFIGEFLMFSGLYQYNPWFMAVAGLGVILGAVYTLNMVQKVIFGQPNQLTETTTDLRGNELLALGVVVAIILVLGVYPKPMLELVQSTTELVNKVY is encoded by the coding sequence ATGTTGACAGTATTACTCATTTTGATTCCTTTGGTGACGGGCCTTATTGCATTTGGCCTGAAGGGATCAGGCCCTAAGACGCTGGGTTTGATATCATCTCTGGCATCGCTGGCAGTCACTATTGCGGCGTTGTTCCAGTTCAGGTCTGCACCTGAGAGCCTCAGCCATAGCTGCAACTGGATACCGCAACTGGGCGCTACGTTTAGTGTAGGATTGGATGGTATGGGCATGATGCTTAGCCTGCTCACTTCTATTTCATTTGTACTGATCTTTATTGTTATCAATAAAAGGGAGTATGACCGTGCTAACAGCTTCTATGCACTGATGCTGTTATCGCAGGCAGGTCTCATGGGAGTATTTACTGCCTATGATGCCATGCTGTTCTACTTCTTCTGGGAACTGGCGCTGATTCCTGTATACTTCCTCTGCTCACTGTGGGGAGGTGAAAAGAGGATCCCGGTTACCTTCAAATTCTTCGTATATACTTTCGCGGGTTCACTGCTGATGCTGATCGGTATTATCTATATCTATCTGCAAACGCCTGATCATTCCTTTAGTTATGCGAGCTTCACCACGGCAGCCTTGCCAAAAGAAACACAGTCCTGCCTCTTCTGGTTGTTCTTTGTTGCTTTTGCCATCAAGATGCCGATCTTCCCTTTCCATACCTGGCAGCCGGATACTTACGAGCAGTCTCCAACACCTGTTACAATGGTACTTTCCGGTATCATGGTAAAGATGGGCCTGTTTGGTGTGATCCGCTGGTTACTGCCGGTATTACCACAGGGCGCTTATGTATGGTCTGATGTTGCGATTGTATTATCTATCATCGGTATCGTATATGCATCCTGTATTGCTATCGTGCAGTCTGATTTCAAACGCCTGATCGCTTATTCATCCATCGCCCACATCGGGTTGATGAGTGCTGCGATCTTTGCGAATAATGAGCAGAGCTTACAGGGTGTGCTGGTTCAGTTCTTCAACCACGGTATTAACATTATCGGTTTGTGGATCATCGTTGAGATCATCCAGGATCGCCTGAAAGTGAAATCACTGAATGAACTGGGTGGTATTGCAGCTTATGCACCTCGCATGGCTACCTTCCTGGTGATTATCAGTTTTGCCAATATTGCTTTGCCGCTGACCAATGGTTTCATCGGTGAATTCCTGATGTTCAGCGGACTGTATCAGTACAATCCATGGTTTATGGCAGTAGCTGGTCTGGGTGTGATCCTGGGTGCAGTGTATACCCTGAACATGGTGCAGAAAGTGATCTTCGGACAGCCTAATCAGCTGACTGAAACCACCACTGATCTGCGTGGCAATGAATTGCTGGCATTGGGTGTGGTAGTGGCCATCATCCTGGTATTAGGTGTATATCCAAAGCCTATGCTGGAGCTGGTGCAGAGCACTACAGAATTGGTTAATAAGGTTTATTAA
- the nuoF gene encoding NADH-quinone oxidoreductase subunit NuoF: MGRKLLFDKAHIENIRYYDVYRANGGYGSAEKALKSMSPDQVLDEVKKSGLRGRGGAGFPTGMKWSFIAKPEGVPRYLVCNADESEPGTFKDRYLMEFIPHLLIEGLLISSYTLGANTCYIYIRGEYAWIPDILEEAIADAKKNGWLGKNIMGSGFDLEIYVQRGAGAYICGEETALIESLEGKRGNPRIKPPFPAVKGLYDCPTVVNNVETLATIVPILRIGGEEYAKYGTGKSTGTKLISACGNINKPGVYEIEMNISVEEFIYSDEYCGGIANGKRLKACIPGGSSVPILPANLLLKTAKGEPRMMTYESLADGGFATGTMLGSGGFIVLDEDQCIVKNTLTFARFYHHESCGQCSPCREGTGWMERVLKNIDNGKGKMSDIDLLWDIQRKIEGNTICPLGDAAAWPVAAAIRHFRDEFEWHVLHPEEAQQRNFGLAHYADPLEIAAPAAV, encoded by the coding sequence ATGGGACGCAAATTACTTTTTGACAAAGCACATATAGAAAACATCCGGTATTATGATGTATACCGGGCTAACGGCGGCTATGGATCGGCGGAGAAAGCATTGAAAAGCATGAGCCCTGATCAGGTGCTGGACGAAGTGAAGAAAAGTGGTCTGAGAGGCCGTGGTGGTGCTGGTTTCCCTACCGGTATGAAGTGGAGCTTCATTGCAAAACCAGAAGGCGTTCCCCGCTACCTGGTATGTAATGCCGATGAATCTGAACCAGGTACTTTCAAAGACCGTTACCTGATGGAATTCATTCCTCACCTGCTGATTGAAGGGCTGCTCATCTCCAGCTATACCCTGGGAGCAAATACCTGCTATATCTATATCCGCGGTGAGTATGCCTGGATTCCTGACATCCTGGAAGAAGCTATTGCTGATGCAAAGAAAAACGGCTGGCTGGGTAAAAATATCATGGGCAGCGGTTTTGATCTTGAAATATATGTACAACGTGGTGCAGGTGCTTACATCTGTGGGGAGGAAACTGCCCTGATCGAAAGCCTGGAAGGGAAGCGTGGTAACCCGCGTATCAAACCTCCATTCCCTGCAGTAAAGGGTTTATACGATTGCCCTACTGTGGTAAACAATGTGGAAACACTGGCTACCATAGTACCTATCCTTCGTATAGGTGGTGAAGAATATGCAAAATATGGCACTGGTAAATCTACCGGTACTAAACTCATTTCTGCCTGTGGTAATATCAACAAACCAGGGGTGTATGAAATCGAGATGAACATTTCTGTCGAAGAATTTATCTACTCAGATGAATATTGCGGTGGTATCGCAAATGGAAAGCGCCTGAAAGCGTGTATCCCTGGCGGTAGTTCCGTACCTATCCTGCCTGCTAACCTGTTGCTGAAAACAGCAAAGGGTGAACCACGCATGATGACTTACGAAAGCCTGGCTGACGGTGGCTTTGCAACCGGCACCATGCTGGGTTCAGGTGGTTTCATCGTACTGGACGAAGACCAGTGCATAGTGAAAAACACCCTGACCTTTGCCCGTTTCTACCACCACGAAAGCTGCGGTCAGTGTAGCCCATGCCGTGAGGGTACAGGATGGATGGAGCGTGTGCTTAAGAACATCGATAACGGTAAAGGTAAAATGAGCGATATAGACCTGCTGTGGGATATTCAGCGCAAGATAGAAGGTAACACCATCTGCCCGCTGGGTGATGCTGCTGCCTGGCCGGTAGCTGCGGCTATCCGCCACTTCCGCGATGAATTTGAGTGGCATGTGCTGCATCCTGAAGAAGCGCAGCAACGCAACTTCGGTCTTGCACACTATGCAGATCCGCTGGAAATCGCTGCCCCTGCTGCAGTATAA